In Bacillus sp. FJAT-45037, the following are encoded in one genomic region:
- the spoVG gene encoding septation regulator SpoVG — MQVTDVRLRRVNTEGRMRAIASITFDHEFVVHDIRVIDGNNGLFVAMPSKRTPDGEFRDIAHPISSRTRDKIQSAVLTEYERAGELEGVEYEEAGAS; from the coding sequence ATGCAGGTGACAGACGTGAGATTAAGACGAGTCAATACAGAAGGTAGAATGCGTGCGATCGCATCCATTACATTTGATCATGAGTTTGTTGTTCATGACATTCGTGTGATTGACGGAAACAATGGTTTATTTGTAGCGATGCCGAGTAAACGTACGCCAGATGGAGAATTTAGAGACATTGCACATCCTATTTCTTCTCGCACTCGTGACAAAATTCAGTCAGCCGTCCTTACCGAATATGAACGTGCTGGTGAGTTAGAGGGCGTAGAGTACGAGGAAGCAGGGGCGTCTTAA
- a CDS encoding ribose-phosphate diphosphokinase gives MMAKYGDPSLKVFTLNSNKDLAHEITEHIGVPMGKSSVTRFSDGEVQINIEESIRGCDVYLIQSTSAPANEHIMELLIMIDALKRASAKTINIVIPYYGYARQDRKARAREPITAKLVANLLEKAGATRVLTLDLHASQIQGFFDIPVDQLMGVPILANYFEEKQLDNLVIVSPDHGGVVRARKMADRLKATIAIIDKRRPKPNVAEVMNIVGNIEGKTAIIIDDIIDTAGTITLAANALVEHGAKEVYACCTHPVLSGPAIERINNSNIKELVVTNTIPLEKDKQIDKITPLSIAPLMAEAIIRVHEHASVSKLFD, from the coding sequence ATAATGGCTAAATATGGTGATCCAAGTTTAAAGGTATTTACATTGAATTCGAATAAAGACTTAGCGCATGAAATCACAGAACATATTGGGGTTCCTATGGGCAAGAGTTCCGTTACTCGCTTTAGCGATGGCGAAGTTCAAATTAACATTGAGGAAAGCATCCGTGGTTGTGATGTGTACTTAATTCAATCAACTTCTGCTCCTGCAAATGAGCATATTATGGAGCTTCTTATTATGATCGATGCTCTTAAACGTGCCTCCGCTAAAACCATTAATATCGTCATTCCTTATTATGGATATGCCCGTCAAGATCGTAAGGCGCGCGCGCGTGAACCGATCACAGCGAAACTTGTCGCAAACCTACTTGAGAAAGCAGGTGCTACACGTGTGTTAACACTTGACTTACACGCATCACAAATTCAAGGATTCTTCGATATTCCAGTCGACCAACTTATGGGTGTACCAATTTTAGCGAATTATTTTGAAGAGAAGCAATTAGATAATTTAGTGATTGTTTCACCTGATCACGGTGGAGTTGTACGTGCACGTAAGATGGCTGACCGTCTAAAAGCAACGATTGCGATTATTGATAAACGTCGACCTAAGCCGAATGTAGCCGAAGTCATGAACATCGTTGGTAACATTGAAGGTAAAACAGCAATCATCATTGACGATATTATTGATACAGCTGGTACGATTACACTTGCGGCCAATGCATTAGTGGAGCATGGAGCTAAGGAAGTATATGCTTGCTGTACACATCCAGTATTATCTGGCCCGGCAATTGAGCGTATTAATAATTCAAATATTAAAGAATTAGTCGTTACAAACACAATTCCTTTAGAAAAAGATAAACAAATTGACAAAATTACGCCGTTATCGATTGCGCCGCTAATGGCAGAAGCAATCATTCGTGTGCATGAGCACGCATCTGTTAGTAAGTTATTTGATTGA
- a CDS encoding 50S ribosomal protein L25/general stress protein Ctc, with product MAITLQANPRTDLTGSATRQIRKDGHVPGILYGNKINSKPVSVDGVEFLKTVREVGKNGLFSLNVDGKKHQVMVHDLQVDPLKNEYVHVDFFEVDMKSEIDADVPVRLTGESVGAKEGGVLTHLMYEVSVKSLPADIPEEIELDVSELQIGDSIQISELRNKLSVEINNEDEETIVTVQPPTVAEEPEDEESEDVEPEVIGESNKE from the coding sequence ATGGCAATAACTTTACAAGCTAATCCACGTACAGATCTAACAGGTTCTGCAACAAGACAAATTAGAAAAGATGGACATGTGCCAGGAATTTTATACGGCAACAAAATTAATAGTAAGCCTGTTTCTGTAGACGGTGTAGAGTTTTTAAAAACGGTTCGAGAAGTAGGTAAGAATGGATTATTTTCTTTAAATGTTGATGGCAAGAAACATCAAGTAATGGTTCATGACTTACAAGTTGACCCACTTAAAAACGAATACGTGCATGTTGATTTCTTTGAAGTTGATATGAAGTCAGAAATCGATGCGGATGTTCCTGTTCGATTAACGGGGGAATCAGTTGGAGCTAAAGAAGGTGGCGTGTTAACACACCTAATGTATGAGGTTTCAGTTAAATCTCTACCAGCTGACATCCCTGAGGAAATTGAACTTGATGTTTCTGAATTGCAGATTGGAGATTCTATTCAAATTTCTGAACTAAGAAATAAGCTTTCTGTCGAGATTAATAACGAAGATGAAGAGACGATTGTAACGGTTCAACCACCAACAGTGGCTGAAGAGCCTGAAGACGAAGAGTCTGAAGATGTTGAACCCGAAGTAATTGGCGAATCAAATAAAGAATAG
- the purR gene encoding pur operon repressor — translation MKKIKRSGRLVDMTYYLLQHPHEVISLTYFSERYQSAKSSISEDLVIVKEIFEQVGYGTLLTISGASGGVKYMPKVGKEEASELIHKLIDQLAVPERILPGGYLYMMDLLGSPRFIQEVGRLFASVLAHKNIDAVMTVATKGIPLAYAVAQYLDVPVSIVRRDHRVTEGSMVSINYVSGSSKRIQTMTLARRSLAPGSRVFIVDDFMKAGGTIRGMMDLLEEFQAELVGIGVLVESVGVEERLVDEYMSVTRVSEVNVREKSITVEPGNILEKLVPIAEEDL, via the coding sequence ATGAAAAAAATTAAACGCAGTGGACGGCTTGTTGATATGACTTATTACTTGCTTCAACATCCGCATGAAGTCATTTCGCTCACGTATTTCTCTGAACGTTACCAATCGGCGAAATCTTCTATTAGTGAAGACTTAGTCATTGTTAAAGAGATCTTTGAGCAAGTAGGGTATGGAACACTTTTAACCATTTCGGGAGCTAGTGGCGGCGTAAAGTACATGCCGAAAGTCGGCAAAGAAGAAGCGAGTGAGCTGATTCATAAGTTAATTGATCAATTAGCTGTTCCAGAAAGGATTTTACCAGGTGGCTACCTGTATATGATGGACCTCTTAGGGAGTCCGCGTTTTATTCAGGAAGTTGGTAGGTTGTTTGCTTCGGTATTGGCCCATAAGAATATTGATGCCGTCATGACGGTGGCGACAAAGGGTATTCCTCTTGCTTATGCAGTGGCACAGTACTTAGACGTCCCAGTTAGTATTGTTCGACGAGACCATCGTGTTACAGAAGGTTCGATGGTAAGTATTAATTATGTCTCTGGATCATCTAAACGGATTCAGACGATGACTTTAGCTAGAAGAAGCCTAGCCCCAGGATCTCGAGTCTTTATTGTGGATGATTTTATGAAGGCTGGTGGAACGATACGTGGTATGATGGATTTGTTAGAAGAGTTCCAAGCTGAACTAGTAGGGATCGGTGTATTAGTCGAATCGGTGGGTGTTGAAGAACGTCTAGTTGATGAATATATGTCGGTCACTCGCGTGTCTGAAGTCAATGTACGTGAGAAATCCATTACAGTAGAACCGGGAAATATATTAGAAAAACTTGTACCGATTGCGGAGGAGGATTTATGA
- the ispE gene encoding 4-(cytidine 5'-diphospho)-2-C-methyl-D-erythritol kinase: MKCSVKAPAKINLSLDAIRKREDGYHEVEMIMTTVDLADRIDLTSTEDGKINVEVSEGFVPSDQRNLAYQAAALLKEKYQVKQGVSIYITKRIPVAAGLAGGSSDAAATLKGLNTLWSLGLSMDELATLGAEIGSDVSFCVYGGTALATGRGEIIKHIDSPPPCWVILAKPPMGVSTADVYKRLKVDQIEHANTEKMIEAIKQQDFNAICANLHNVLETVTLDLHPDVRHIKEQMQRFGANGVLMSGSGPTVFGLVQKQSRLHRVYNGLRGFCTDVYAVRLIRS, from the coding sequence GTGAAATGTTCAGTTAAAGCTCCTGCTAAAATTAATTTATCGTTAGATGCAATCAGGAAAAGAGAAGACGGTTATCATGAAGTCGAAATGATTATGACAACAGTTGATTTGGCTGATCGGATCGATTTAACTTCTACAGAGGACGGAAAAATTAACGTAGAGGTTTCAGAAGGATTTGTACCAAGTGATCAACGCAATTTAGCGTATCAGGCAGCAGCTCTTTTAAAAGAAAAGTACCAAGTGAAGCAAGGTGTCTCTATTTATATTACGAAACGCATCCCTGTTGCAGCAGGTCTTGCTGGTGGAAGCAGCGATGCGGCAGCTACTTTAAAGGGGTTAAATACACTTTGGTCACTGGGACTCAGTATGGATGAGTTAGCGACACTAGGAGCAGAGATTGGCTCAGATGTCTCTTTTTGTGTGTACGGAGGAACAGCTTTAGCCACAGGGCGGGGAGAAATTATTAAACATATTGATTCCCCTCCTCCTTGTTGGGTCATCTTAGCTAAGCCACCGATGGGGGTTTCAACCGCTGATGTGTATAAACGGTTAAAGGTCGATCAAATTGAACATGCTAATACGGAAAAAATGATTGAAGCAATCAAGCAGCAAGACTTCAACGCAATCTGTGCGAATCTACATAATGTTCTTGAGACAGTGACCTTGGACTTGCATCCGGATGTTCGCCATATCAAAGAACAAATGCAACGATTCGGGGCTAATGGTGTTTTAATGAGCGGCAGTGGACCAACAGTGTTCGGCCTTGTGCAAAAACAATCTAGGTTACACCGTGTCTATAATGGGTTGCGTGGATTCTGCACTGATGTTTATGCTGTAAGGTTAATTCGTTCGTAG
- a CDS encoding small, acid-soluble spore protein, alpha/beta type, producing MSRRRSVMSYQFKEELAKELGFYDTVQQEGWGGIRSKDAGNMVKRAIEIAENQLVNQQQSK from the coding sequence ATGAGCAGAAGACGTAGCGTTATGTCGTATCAGTTTAAAGAAGAGCTAGCAAAAGAGCTTGGCTTTTATGATACCGTTCAACAGGAAGGTTGGGGCGGAATTCGCTCCAAAGACGCTGGAAACATGGTCAAGCGAGCAATTGAGATCGCAGAGAACCAATTAGTTAATCAACAACAATCAAAATAA
- the glmU gene encoding bifunctional UDP-N-acetylglucosamine diphosphorylase/glucosamine-1-phosphate N-acetyltransferase GlmU, producing the protein MSSRFAVILAAGQGTRMKSKLYKVLHPVNGKPMVQHVVDQVLALGFEETVTIVGHGAEVVQTQLGDQVKYATQLEQLGTGHAVMQAEGILAGKQGVTVVLCGDTPLLTADTIEKLLAHHEQEGAKATILTAESQDPTGYGRIIRNNEGLVERIVEHKDATAEEKRLTEINTGTYCFDNEALFASLKNVGNDNVQGEYYLPDVIEILQQSGEVVAAYQTTSFNETLGVNDRVALAQAEQFMKQRTNEHWMRQGVSIIDPSNTYISTDAEIGPDTVIYPGTIIQGKTKIGTECFIGPHSEIKDSSIGNETSIRQSVIHDSEIGCEVTIGPFAHIRPKTKIGNEVRIGNFVEVKKSTLGDRSKASHLSYIGDAEVGADVNFSCGAVTVNYDGKNKFLTKIEDGAFIGCNANLIAPVTVGKKALVAAGSTITEDVPGEALSIARARQTNKEGYQKK; encoded by the coding sequence ATGAGTAGTCGTTTTGCCGTTATTTTAGCAGCTGGGCAAGGAACGAGAATGAAGTCTAAGCTATATAAAGTATTACATCCAGTTAATGGGAAACCAATGGTTCAACATGTCGTTGATCAAGTCTTAGCACTTGGCTTTGAAGAAACCGTTACAATTGTTGGGCACGGAGCAGAGGTTGTACAAACTCAACTTGGCGATCAAGTAAAGTATGCGACTCAGCTAGAACAATTAGGGACAGGTCATGCTGTGATGCAAGCAGAGGGTATTCTTGCAGGTAAGCAAGGTGTCACAGTTGTTTTATGTGGAGATACACCATTACTGACAGCAGATACGATCGAAAAGCTATTGGCTCATCATGAACAAGAAGGAGCTAAAGCGACAATCTTAACTGCTGAGTCACAGGACCCAACAGGGTATGGTCGAATTATTCGTAACAACGAAGGGCTTGTTGAACGAATTGTTGAGCATAAGGACGCAACAGCAGAAGAGAAGCGTCTAACAGAAATTAACACAGGAACTTATTGTTTTGATAATGAAGCGCTATTTGCTTCGTTAAAGAATGTTGGAAATGACAATGTTCAAGGTGAGTATTACTTACCAGACGTCATTGAGATTTTACAACAGAGTGGCGAAGTGGTCGCTGCTTACCAAACGACTTCATTTAATGAAACTCTAGGTGTGAATGATCGAGTGGCTCTTGCACAAGCGGAGCAGTTCATGAAACAACGCACAAATGAACATTGGATGCGTCAAGGTGTGTCAATTATTGATCCGTCTAACACGTACATTTCAACGGATGCTGAAATTGGACCAGATACAGTGATTTACCCTGGAACGATCATACAAGGAAAAACGAAAATCGGTACAGAATGTTTCATTGGCCCGCACTCTGAAATAAAAGATAGTTCGATTGGGAACGAAACGAGTATTCGTCAATCAGTGATCCATGATAGTGAGATTGGCTGCGAGGTAACGATCGGACCATTTGCTCATATACGTCCTAAAACAAAAATTGGTAACGAAGTACGTATTGGCAATTTTGTTGAAGTAAAGAAATCGACATTAGGAGATCGTAGTAAAGCTTCGCATCTTAGTTATATTGGGGATGCTGAGGTTGGTGCTGATGTGAACTTCAGTTGTGGTGCTGTAACGGTTAACTATGATGGCAAAAATAAATTCTTAACGAAAATTGAAGATGGGGCATTTATTGGTTGTAATGCTAATTTAATTGCACCTGTTACTGTAGGGAAGAAAGCATTAGTGGCTGCGGGTTCGACCATTACAGAGGATGTACCTGGTGAGGCGTTATCGATTGCGCGTGCTCGTCAAACGAATAAAGAGGGTTACCAAAAGAAATAA
- the ridA gene encoding 2-iminobutanoate/2-iminopropanoate deaminase, with product MMKVVHTNSAPDAIGPYSQGIIVNNMFYSSGQIPLTASGDLINGTVEEQTHQVFSNLKAVLAEAGASLDSVVKAMVFIKDMNDFPRINEVYGEYFDTHKPARSCVEVARLPKDVLVEIEVIALVK from the coding sequence ATGATGAAAGTAGTTCACACAAATAGTGCACCAGATGCGATTGGACCTTATTCACAAGGGATTATTGTAAATAATATGTTTTACAGCTCAGGTCAAATCCCATTAACGGCAAGTGGAGATCTTATTAATGGCACGGTTGAAGAACAAACACATCAAGTGTTTAGTAACTTAAAAGCTGTCTTAGCTGAAGCTGGAGCTTCTCTAGACTCTGTTGTAAAAGCAATGGTCTTTATTAAGGATATGAATGACTTCCCTCGTATTAACGAAGTGTACGGTGAGTATTTTGATACACACAAGCCTGCACGCTCATGTGTTGAAGTGGCTCGTTTACCAAAGGATGTACTTGTTGAAATTGAAGTCATTGCTCTAGTGAAATAA
- the veg gene encoding biofilm formation stimulator Veg, whose product MGKTLIDIKRALDANIGKRITIKANGGRRKTMERSGLLEETYPSVFIIKLDEQQNAFERVSYSYADILTETVELLLCDDGENAIAPK is encoded by the coding sequence GTGCACTAGATGCCAATATTGGGAAACGGATTACAATTAAGGCAAACGGTGGTCGTCGCAAAACGATGGAACGTTCAGGTCTTCTAGAAGAAACATACCCTTCGGTTTTTATCATTAAGTTAGATGAACAGCAAAACGCTTTTGAACGAGTATCGTATAGCTACGCAGATATTTTGACTGAAACGGTAGAACTTCTGCTTTGTGATGATGGTGAAAACGCAATAGCTCCTAAGTGA